A section of the Ochotona princeps isolate mOchPri1 chromosome 19, mOchPri1.hap1, whole genome shotgun sequence genome encodes:
- the LEAP2 gene encoding liver-expressed antimicrobial peptide 2: MWHLKLLAVLMICLLLVGQMGGSPVPELSLAKRRLPRMTPFWRGVSLRPIGASCRDSAECITRLCR; the protein is encoded by the exons ATGTGGCACCTCAAGCTGTTGGCGGTGCTCATGATCTGCCTGCTGCTCGTGGGCCAG ATGGGGGGCTCCCCAGTACCAGAGCTGAGCTTGGCAAAGAGGCGGCTGCCGAGGATGACCCCGTTTTGGAGAGGGGTCTCCCTGAGGCCCATTGGAGCCTCGTGTCGGGATAGTGCCGAGTGCATCACCAGGCTGTGCAGGTGA
- the LOC101525514 gene encoding cytochrome b-c1 complex subunit 8, which produces MGREFGNLTRVRHVISYSLSPFEQRAFPHFFSKGIPNVLRRARASVLRVVPPFVVFYLVYTWGNEEFAKSKRKNPADFEHDK; this is translated from the exons ATGGGCCGCGAGTTCGGGAACCTGACGCGGGTGCGGCATGTCATCAGCTACAGCCTGTCGCCCTTCGAACAGCGCGCCTTCCCGCACTTCTTCAGCAAGGGCATCCCCAACGTGCTGCGCCGCGCCCGGGCGTCCGTCCTTCGCGTGGTGCCGC CGTTCGTGGTGTTCTATCTGGTCTACACCTGGGGAAACGAGGAGTTTGCCAAGTCCAAGAGGAAGAATCCAGCTGATTTCGAACATGACAAATGA